The nucleotide window AAGCTGTGGCTGTCAACTCTGAGCATCAGAGTTCCCTGGcaaacttttgtttttctaacaatGAATATTTACCTAAGGAACATCATGCCAACAAGCCAAGTGAAACTCAAGCTTCTATACAGTCATGTAAATGCAAAAAAGTTTAAATCATGTGAACGAAATGCATAGTTTATGCCTAAgctcaaaattattaaatttatacaaACTCTTTCAACAAGTTTTATAGTTAAAATTACACTTAATGCAGGAAGCAGGTAAATTTTAACATGTTTGATGTGATATGGAGTTTAAACATCAAAAGAATGGCTCGGTCATTGCTCTTCAGAGACACCCAGCCACCACCAGAGCAGCCCAAGGGCAGGGAGGAgcgaggttgggggtggggttgtAGGGGCAAAATACCTTTGACCCACACTCTGATCCCTTGCAGGGCCTTCCACTGGCTGAACCAATTAGCATTCAGCCATCAAGGGAGCCCGGGTAATATAGTCCCcaggaaagttaaaaatatatagatctctggctcagtgcctgcggctcaagcagctaaggtgccagccacatacacctgagctggcgggttcaaatccagcccgggcctgccaaacaatgacggctgcaaccaaaaagtagctgggcgttgtggcgggtgcctgtagtcccagctacttgggaggcagaggcaggagaatctcttgagcccaggagttggagcttgctgtgagctatgatgccacagcactttacccagggtgacagcatgaggctctgtctcaaaaaaaaaaaaaaatatatatatatatatatctccaagcCCTCTTGAACTTATTATGAAGATGACAACAAAGCATATATTGCACAACATAGACAATTGATatgcattataaaaatattttctggggaCTATTTACAACACAGGACTATTAAGTCTTTATCATGCTGGTAGAAAATAATTTGGACCAAGAGAAGCCTTTGACAGAGTCCCTCCATTCATACCACATAGGAACTACTAAAGCTGGGGTGCAGGGTGCCTGCTATCTCTCTTGAACTGGAGCATTATCAGAGAGTAAAATATAAAAGGGAGCAGATGCACATCTGCCCCCTGTACTCAAAAAAGGGGCATGCCAGTGTGTACAGGAGAAAGCTAATTAGAACAACACCGTCCACATGGACACATCCCCCTCACTGAATAAGAGGAAGGGGGTGGTTCGTGAGACAGAAAGGGGGGAGGACTGTGATCACATGACATGGGGAAGGACCCCAGGGCTGCTAAAGAGATGGAAAGTATCACTTAGCTGGGTCGCCTTCCTCTTCCCAAAAGAAATAACATGTTTCCAACAAAGGAAAAACTCACATTACGTAAGACTTGCCGATGGTTTCCCTCGTGTTAACCAGAGGCATCGTGCCTTTTTGATTTCTGGAGGCAAGGGGTGCTAGAGTCAAAAGTTAAATACAGGACACGTGAGCAAAATTTAGTCATTTTGAAATAACAATAGTAAGTAAGCTAGaatgtttaaaaatagtaaagaacTCTCCTATTCTCAGATTCTCCTATTTCCAGCCAGAATTGTATTGTTGGGTTTGACTGAGACATAGGCCAGAGCATGTGTGGAAGAAGGGCCCACGTTGACCCCTGAAGCAATGTGAGAGATGATTCCCTCACAGAAGGCACCATGTTAGAACATTTTCAGGAAAATCCTCTGAAAGAggctgaactttcttttttttctttttttttttgtagagacagagtctcactttatcgccctcggtagagtgctgtggcctcacacagctcacagcaacctccacctcctgggcttaagtgattctcttgtctcagcctcctgagtagctgggactacaggcgcccgccacaacgcccggctatttttttgttgtagttcggcaggggccgggtttgaacccaccaccctcggtatatggggccagcgccctgctcactgagccacaagcgccacccaaggCTGAACTTTCTATTGCATgatttatagaatgcttttttcttttctcttggagtAAAGAATATTACTAGTCTTAtgataattgttcttttttttttttgtggtttttggccggagctgggtttgaacccgccacctctggcatgtgggactggcgccctactccttgagccacaggcaccacccgataatTGTTCTTAAGTAAGCCCTTTGCATATTCTCAGTGAGTATGGGGATACTTAATATATGGATGTTAATATGTAATTATGTAATGTgtgtaaataaaagtaatataaaatttatttaggtTTCCCCACCTGGAATTTTTTGTTAGGAAAAAAATTCCTAGATCTCCCAAATCTATTTGTAGTGAGGCTGGTCTCTTTATGAATTTTTCGAGGGCTTTTCATAATTCTCCCATCCTCCAATACCACTGTGGCCATCACTAATTGATTCTAACACTATGTCTGGGGAGCTCTGCTCTGCCTAACTCACACATATGGATGTCGCTGTTGAGGCCACCTTATAACAGGATTTCTCAACCTTAGTGCCTGCTATTGATGTTATGGGTTAGATAGTTCTTCACTGTGGGGTTGTCCTGTGTATTAGAGGACATTGAGCAGCATCCCTGACCTCTAGCTGCTaggtgacaaccaaaaatgtgtGCAGATATTACTAACTTGTCTCCTGGGAGGCAAAATCACTGGGAGTGAGGAATGCCAACTCTGGGCCCAGGGTTGCTTGGGCCCCTGGAGATGCACACCTTAATGCACAGGTGTGCGTAATGGAAATAAGCAAGCATGTAAAACACAAACAattggagggagggggtgggtctttggtgtgtgtcacactttatgggggcaagacatgattgcaagagggacattgcctaacaattgcaatcaatgtaacctggcttattgtaccctcaatgaatccccaacaataaaaaaaaaaatatatgaaagcagtacaattccaaaaaaaaaaccacaaacaatTGGCTGATCAATTTTTTGACTCTTAATATATTGATATTTTTGTCTCATTGTAATTAAAAGAATCAAAgtactatttgattttttttgttttgttttttagagacagagtttcactttatcaccctcgtagagtgctgtagcatcacagctcacagcaacctccagctcttgggcttaggcgattctcttgcctcagcctcctgagtagctgggattacagttgcccgccacaacacctggctattttttgttgcagtttggccggggctgggtttgaacccatcaccctcagtatatggggccggcgccctactcactgagccacaggcgccacccactattTGATTCTTTTAATCCTCTATTTGAGAGGAAGATGGGTCATCCTTGACTTGGGGCAGATGCCCAAAGAAGGAGACCTTGGTGTGATGTTTATCATAACAGTGGGAATTTGGCTGCTGGACTGTGAAGAATCTGCAACCCGGTTTCAGTCCCTCATTTGGgtccctctccctctgtctccaccCAGACCATCCATGGTGGTCACACATATGTCCTCTTCATCCTGACTGTACCTCACACTTTCCTACCCTGCACCTGAGCCTTGTAAATAAACTAAATCTGGAATGCTGTTTCTACTCCATCCCGTCCAATCCTACAAACCATGATTATTCAAATCCTGCCCATTTTAAATCACCTATAACCTCCAAGAAGACTTTCACATTCTCCAAGAAAAAAGTgatctattattttctttgaataccCTCCAACTCCATGTTTTTATTAACTATATGGTATTTAATATTTCTTGTATTTTGAAGGTTAATATCCATGTCATCTCCTCCATGAGAGAGATTTCCAGAGAGTAAGGAGAGTTGAAATGCTCCATCTCTCTATTGGATCCCTTCTCAAACCATCTATAGcaatgaacaattttttaaaaatttgatttgcagctcggcacctgtggctgcttaagctaaggcgccagccacatataccagagctggcaggttcgaatccagactgggcccaccaaacaacaatgacaactacaaacaaaaaatagctgggcgttgtggcgggcacctgtagtcccagctacttgggaggctaaggcaagagaatcacttaagctcaggagttggaggttgctgtgagctctgatgccacagcactctacccagggcaacagcttgaagctctgtctcaaaaaaataagaaataaaaatttgatttgcaattttttttcagacagaatctcgctctgtgccctgaatagagtgtagtagtgtcatcacagctcagtgcaatctcagacttctgggtttaagtgatcctcctgtcacaGCCTCCATAAAACTAGACAGCTTcaccacacctgactagttttttttctatttttagtagagatgaggtcttgctcttgctcaggctggtctccaattctttacctcaaacagtcctcccacctcagcctccccaagtgctaggattacaggtgtgagtcactgtgcctggcctgcaatTCTATAGACTAGTACTTTTGTAAAATACAGTGCAAATGACTAGTAAAAAATGATCAAGCTCTTATGTCTTGTGGCAATATCTTAGTGCTGTAAACATTTCTAAATACTTTCTCTGTTTCTGCACTCATTCCATCATTAGCTGGGAACAAACAATTCAGGGGCAGCCCTGGGCTGCAGACAACTCTTTGAGTAGCACTGCCCAGCATAGTAGCTTTCACAGTAAAACTCTACTGAACAGTGGTTATCAAATGGGAGTGGGCAAAAAGATCACCTGGAAGCTTGTAAGAAAGGACAGACAGCTGGGCCAAGATCCCAAAGTTTgtgatttacttatttatttttttaaatgacaggaTAGAGTTTATTGACAGAGAAAGATTGATAGAATGATTGATAAGCCAAAAGAGGGGGAACAGAACCTCCAGCAGCAGAGGGGGAAATCCAAGCCCAAAGTTTGTTATTTAGTAGGTAGGGCCTCAGCATTGTCATTTCCAACAAGTTCCAAGATGATGCTTTTGCTGCCCGTGGAGGGACCACACTGAGAACCACTACACTAAGGGAATGAGCAAATGTCAATGACACTGCCCCGTGTGGTGGCAGCCTGTATGTACTCCAAGAGGCAGAGCCATTGAAACTAACTTCAATTTACCCCTAAAGCAGTGATTATCAGCCACGCTGGTGCTACACACTTACCAAGGACACCGTGAGAAGACAGAAGGGTCCTACCTGGGAACTGTTCTGGGCCCAGTTCCTCCACAGGTGGCTGTGTAGGTGATGATGATGTCAGAGGTCTCCTCACAGCTGAAGGTCCCAGGGATGACCTGGGTGATATAGGTGCCAGGgtgggtgggggttggggtggtGATCCAGATGGTGGTACCTGCTGCTGAGGTGACACGGGTGATAGTCCAGGTGGTGTGATGGGCATTGGTGGGCCAGGTGGTGAGTGCATAGCTGAGAGTGATCTGGGTGGCCAGTCAGCTGGAGAATGTGGCAGTGATGAGGCTAGTGGCAACGCAGGTAACTGCTCAGATGAGGAGACAGGTAGTGAAACAGGTGACTCCACAAGCCACTCACAGGTGGGAGCTGGTGTCTGCACAGGTGGGGACACAGGTGGAACATGGCCACCTTTTTCATCCCCTTTGGGAGCCCACTGCTTATGAAGTTCTGTAGATCCTTCCAGACTGGGCTGCTGTGACTGGAGGCTTGGCTGACTGAGTTTGGGGCACTCATTGCCAAGGGCGAGTTCTATCTGGCAGTACACTTCTACTCGGGGGAAAATCACTCTCTTGGAGGGAGAATTAAGGTAGGCAGCATCTAGGAGAAACAACAGCCATGGGGTCATAGGTGGCGTTACTAAGCCCTGTGTCAGCACTGAGTTGCAAAAAATGGTTTCCCATGTTCTTTTCATAAATAGGATTAGTGCTTTTCAATGGCCTTTCCTACCTATGAATTTATAGTGAGTAAAAGCAATGGAGATATTCTTGGCCTTCTGGAGCTAGAGTGGGGAATCAGGCATTGCCCactcaaataatctgatttttttttttttttttgcatttttttttggcctggcccgggtttgaacccaccacctctggtatatgggaccagcgtcctactcctttgagccacaggtgctgcccctaatctaaagtatttttgttttccctaAAGTTTTAACTGAAGCAAGTGCTAAGAAGGAGAGGAACATGGTACGATAAAGGAGGGAGGCTTCCTTGAGGGAGTGGCAGTGAGCTCGTAAGGGGGTGTGGTCCAGGATGGCCAGGTGGGACAGAGAGGAGCGCTGGAGGGAAACGCCCACAAAGGCCATAGGAGGAGGAGCCTGAAAGGTCAGAGGTCGCTGTGGCTGGAGTAGGGGTGGAGGCTGGGGTTTGTGGTGGGACAGGGGGCTGAGGAGGCCACAGGGGCCAGACTACATAGGCATTTATAGGCAGCAATGAGGATCCTTGGTTCCATGGGCAGTGTTTTTGTGGCATGACTTTTAGGCAGGGGAGGTGATGGTTTTGAGAAGGTCATTGCAGCTCGGCTCACTGAGAAGGGCAAGAGGGACCAGGCAAACCTGCCAGGTGCTGCTGGGTGGTGTTTGGGGCTCAAAGATGGAAGAGCATAGAAAGGATTAGCAGATTCGGTTTAGGAggtaaaacaaatgaaaactaatGATGGGTTAACTGAGGGTGGGGGTTTGTTTGTGGCTTGCATGGGCTGTGGATGTTGGTGTCATTTCCTGAGAGGGTGACCATGGACAGGTACTGGGtctgggaggaaagggagagcaCAGATTATAAGTTTGTTTGGGGACCCGTGAGATATTCAAGGAGAGAGGACAAGTTGGTAGAATGTAGGTTTGAATCTCAGAAGAGAGATCAGGTTAAAGATGTGTATTTGGGAGCACCACCCAGGAGTGGTGACCGAGGCCGGGGTGGCGGCTCTGGTTGAATTCCCCTCAGGAGGAAATGCAGAGTGAGAAGGGGAAGGAGCAGATGGAGCCAGGAGAGGCTGAGAGCAGAACACAGGGCAAGTTCTCTAAAACAAGGAAAACGGGCAGTTTGAAAATTGCTGGTTAGGATCCAGTTGAGAGTGGAAGATTGGATATATGAGAGAAAGGGAATAATGAGTCATTGGGGGACACTGAAATGGGGAAGGGTCTGAAGCACATGTGAATGGGTGGGCGTTAGGCAGGAAGAGATGCTTCCTCAGTGTGCTAGGAGGCAGGGAGATAGGAAAAGGTGAGTCTGCGTATTTGGTAATAGGGAAGTTTCCTCTGATGGCTTTGATTTTCTCTTGAAGCAGGAGGCAGGGTCCTCTGCTGGGGAGCAGGGAAAAGTGGAAAGTTTGAGTTGACAATTGCAGAGGATGAGAGAATATGGTGACAAGAGAAATATAGTGTGATTGCTTTTTGTGTAGAAATGGACAAACTAATTCTAAAGTCACATGCAAATCCAAAGGATCCTAGACTAGCCCAAACAATTTTGGCAAAGAACAGAATTGGAGGACTAACATTATTGGTTTCAAgatttactataaagctacagtgaTCAAATGTGATGGTATTGGTGTAAAGATAGAGAACTCTATCAAGGTACAAGATAAAAGTCTGGAAATAGATTCATGACATATATAGACAACTGATTTTAGTCAAAGGTGCAAAGCCACTTCAATGGagaagaatagtcttttcaacgatgctggaacaattggatatccatacgcaaacaataaaacaaccaccaggaaaagacccccaaAACCCTTTGATTTATGCCTCATGCCATatccaaaaattaactcaaagtaagtcattaataaatggaaaaacaaaaaactaaaacttctagaagaaaacataggaggaGAAGAGTCTCTGTGGCCTTTAGTAAGGTAAAGATTTCttgggcggtgcctttggctcaaggagtagggtgctgaccccacatatgggaggtggcgggtttaaacccagcctggcaaaaaaaattaaaaaaaaagatttcttagctgagacaccaaaagcatgatccataAAGGAAAGATGTTAATAATATGGACTCCATGTGAGTTCATACTGATGTAAACAATGATTTAATAAGCAAACATatcaagaagaataaagaaacttCCCATGCAGaggaattccaaataatttatgtggATACTTGGCCCTTAAGGAAGTGGAGCATAGCTCCTCATTCCTTAAGTGTGGACTGCCTATAGTGACTTCCTTCCCAAGATTATAATAtggacagagggagaaaggagtaaCTTCACAATAGAGAAACTTGACAAATCCTCCCTCAGCCAGGTGATCAAGGTCCTCATAGGCAGGGATAAGTCTTATTGATGGCATATGTCCTTGATGTGATGTCACTTTATCTCTGTGACCTTTCTCCCAAACACCCATAATCCAGGCtgatcatgagaaaaacatcagaaaaacccCAACTGAGGGATGTCCTTCAAAATACCCCCGGGTAGTCAAATCTGTCAAGGTcactaaaaacaagaaaagtctgAGAAATCGTCATGACCAAGAAGAGCCCCAGGAGACATAACAACTGAGTATAATGTGGTTAAATAAAGAAATCAAGTGACTTGACCATGTgtggttaaataaataaataaaatgtaatgtggggcggcgccagtggctcaaggagtagggcgctggccccatataccggaggtggtgggttcaaacctggccccagctaaaaactgcaaaaaaaaaaaaacaaacatgtaatGTGGTGTCCTGAAtgagatcctggaacagaaaaacgacattaggtaaaaactaaggaaagcTAAATAAACTATAGCCTTCAATTAATAATAACATATCAATATTGTTCATTATTGTAACAAACGTCCCATGCTATGTACATATTATGTATTTACCCCACTATAACATTTAACAAAGGTGAGACATTAGTAATAGGGAAAACTGAGTGTAGAGTATGTGGAAATGCCCTGACCCGAATTGCTTTCAGTTTTTTCATAAATGTAGAACTATTCTAAATAACAAAGCTTATTaaaggttgggggtggggcatgggtaaaagaacagaacagatgcttcaccaaagaagacatacggcaaatatgcaaatgaaaaggtgctcaacattaTGAGTCCTGAGGGAAATGAAGAttaaaaccttgaaaagataccACCACAcgcctattagaatggctaaaattaaaaagactgagtATACTAAGTGGCGGTGAGAATTTGGAGAAGCTGGAACTCTcatcactgctggtgggaatgtaaaatggtacaatcaTCAttgttggaaaacaatttggcagtttcttaaaaagtcgAGGATACATTCTGGTTATATGCTCAAAAAAAGTGAAACTAGGATCTCAAAGAGAAATGTACACAACcacgtttattgcagcattatttagcCAAATGGTAGAAGCAACTCAAGTGTCCTTGAAcgaatgaatggattaaaaaaattgtaacctATACACACGGGGGAACATTATTTGGccttaaaatggaagaaaagcttGTGAAATGCTACAACGTGGAAGAGCcctgaagacattatgctaagtgaaataagctagtcacAAAAAATACTACATCATTCTATTTATATGAGGTATCTAAAGTAATCAAACTCATAGAAATAGaaggtagaatggtggttgccagggttggaggaagagaaaatgttGCTGACCAATgggtctagagcagtgatttccaACTGGTGTGCCTTGAGAGGAGCTTAGGTGTGCctgaaaaagttttaaagatcattaattaaattttttttttccgaaagaagctcaaagcacagtaagcattttcttttttttttttaactctctctcttttttttttttctttgatcaatgtaatttaagtgtaccacggaagtttaactataggttcaagtgtgctgtgagttaGAAAGTGTTGAAAAATACTGGTGTAGAGTTTCGGTTTTGCAAGATGAAGAAGGTCTCTAGATCTGTTGCATTGTATGAATATAGTTAACACTACTGAATTCcatacttaaaaatgattaagatggtaaattttatggtatgtgttTTTAGCACAATTAAAATacttatgtatgtatgtttttttttattttttattttttttttatttatgttaaacaTCACATACCATACAATCCAGTCATTGCCCTCCTCAGTGTTTATCTAAGAGAAATGACAGCGTAGGTCCATGCAAACACTTGTTCAGAGCAGCTTTATTCGTAATAGCTCAAATCTGgagacaacctaaatgtccaccaacaggtGAGTGGAAAAATGAGCc belongs to Nycticebus coucang isolate mNycCou1 chromosome 9, mNycCou1.pri, whole genome shotgun sequence and includes:
- the PNPLA1 gene encoding omega-hydroxyceramide transacylase isoform X2, with translation MVQMMRRFLYQVLPEDSYKVATGKLHVCLTRLTDGESIVVSEYTSKEELIEALYCSCFVPVYCGLIPPTYRGVHFSLHSSQRYIDGGFTGMQPCSFWTDSLTISTFTGQQDICPRDCPAIFQDFRMFNFSFQFSLENITRMTYALFPPDLVILHDYYYRGYEDAVSYLRRLNAAYLNSPSKRVIFPRVEVYCQIELALGNECPKLSQPSLQSQQPSLEGSTELHKQWAPKGDEKGGHVPPVSPPVQTPAPTCEWLVESPVSLPVSSSEQLPALPLASSLPHSPADWPPRSLSAMHSPPGPPMPITPPGLSPVSPQQQVPPSGSPPQPPPTLAPISPRSSLGPSAVRRPLTSSSPTQPPVEELGPEQFPGRTLLESPKPKSTMPLVNTRETIGKSYVMESPAEDSNWVNKVFKKNKQKTSGTRKGFPRHSRSKKPSSKVQ